One segment of Radiobacillus kanasensis DNA contains the following:
- the argC gene encoding N-acetyl-gamma-glutamyl-phosphate reductase, translating into MKVAIVGGTGYGAIELMRFINNHPYATLELVITHSQAGRKISDVYPHATDVWEMQMEELDVDVLKEKVDLVFFATPPGVSKDIAPGLMDQGVVCIDLSGDFRLESPEVYEKWYEKPAAAPSYLRKATYGLSEIYKEEIQHATYIANPGCYPTATLLGILPLVQHEWIDPKSIIIDAKSGVSGAGRSTSMMTHFAEMNDNLKAYKLGKHKHIPEIEQVLQKESGQSFVTTFSTHLIPMTRGIMATIYSDLMVDKSTDEMIEMYKAFYEDAPFVRIRSKGEYPATKEVYGSNYCDIGILADERTGKVTVVSVIDNLVKGASGQAIQNMNLLNNWDERTGLEFLPVYP; encoded by the coding sequence GTGAAAGTAGCGATAGTTGGTGGAACGGGCTATGGGGCTATCGAGTTAATGCGATTTATAAATAATCATCCATATGCAACATTAGAGTTGGTTATTACACATTCCCAAGCTGGCAGGAAGATTTCAGACGTGTACCCGCATGCGACAGATGTATGGGAGATGCAGATGGAAGAACTGGATGTGGATGTATTAAAGGAAAAAGTAGATCTCGTTTTCTTTGCTACTCCTCCAGGGGTAAGTAAAGACATTGCTCCCGGCTTAATGGATCAAGGTGTCGTATGTATTGATTTATCAGGTGATTTCCGATTGGAGTCGCCCGAAGTGTATGAAAAATGGTATGAAAAGCCTGCGGCAGCCCCCTCCTATTTGCGAAAAGCGACGTACGGTTTAAGTGAAATTTACAAAGAGGAGATTCAACATGCGACGTATATAGCGAACCCGGGATGTTATCCAACTGCCACTTTGCTAGGTATTCTCCCGCTTGTACAGCATGAATGGATTGACCCAAAATCTATTATTATTGATGCAAAATCAGGAGTTTCGGGAGCGGGACGAAGCACGTCAATGATGACACACTTCGCGGAAATGAATGACAATCTAAAAGCTTACAAACTTGGAAAACATAAACATATACCAGAAATCGAGCAGGTGCTACAAAAGGAAAGTGGTCAATCGTTCGTTACAACATTCTCCACCCATCTAATTCCAATGACGAGAGGGATAATGGCAACGATTTACAGTGATCTCATGGTGGATAAATCAACGGACGAAATGATTGAGATGTACAAAGCGTTTTATGAGGACGCTCCCTTTGTCCGAATCAGATCTAAAGGCGAATATCCAGCTACAAAAGAAGTGTATGGAAGTAATTATTGTGACATTGGCATTCTAGCGGATGAGCGTACAGGAAAGGTAACAGTTGTATCGGTGATCGATAATCTTGTAAAGGGAGCTTCTGGTCAAGCGATACAGAATATGAATCTATTAAACAATTGGGATGAAAGAACGGGATTGGAGTTCTTACCAGTCTACCCATAA
- a CDS encoding fumarylacetoacetate hydrolase family protein, with the protein MKLVTYKTKKGLGSYRMGVLFQDNIYDLNEVYRQFLHKNDVSDVGSAEYLLPSDPTRFFELGHNALDRSQEAFSFLKEEMVHDAIFEREDVILGPPVLNPSKIICVGKNYKEHVAEMKSEIPDYPVLFAKFSNALIGPEDFIQKSPKTDKLDYEVELAVVIGKEASQVSKEEALDYIAGYTIGNDVSARDLQKRTPQWLQGKTLDHSTPIGPWMVTTDEIPDPSNLEIKSYVNGEERQSSNTKHLIFDIPFLIEFVSGLITLQPGDVILTGTPDGVGFAMDPPTFLQDGDTVTLKIEEIGILQNQVKA; encoded by the coding sequence CTGAAGCTCGTAACATACAAAACGAAAAAAGGACTTGGTTCCTATCGAATGGGAGTCCTTTTTCAAGACAACATTTACGATTTAAATGAAGTGTATCGTCAATTTTTACATAAAAATGATGTTTCAGACGTAGGTTCTGCGGAATATTTGTTGCCATCAGATCCAACGAGGTTCTTCGAATTAGGTCACAATGCGTTAGATAGGAGTCAGGAGGCTTTTTCCTTTTTAAAAGAAGAAATGGTTCATGACGCTATATTTGAACGAGAAGATGTTATTCTTGGGCCACCTGTATTAAATCCATCCAAGATCATTTGTGTAGGGAAAAACTACAAAGAGCATGTTGCCGAAATGAAAAGTGAAATTCCGGATTACCCTGTTTTGTTTGCAAAATTCTCTAATGCACTAATCGGGCCAGAGGACTTTATTCAAAAGTCCCCGAAAACCGATAAACTCGACTATGAGGTAGAACTGGCTGTTGTAATTGGGAAGGAAGCATCACAGGTTTCTAAAGAGGAGGCACTGGACTACATTGCAGGCTATACAATAGGAAACGATGTATCAGCACGAGACTTGCAAAAGCGGACTCCGCAATGGTTACAAGGAAAAACATTAGATCATAGTACACCAATTGGACCGTGGATGGTGACGACGGATGAAATTCCGGACCCATCTAACTTAGAGATAAAATCCTACGTGAACGGGGAAGAGAGACAGTCGTCTAATACAAAGCATCTCATATTTGATATTCCATTTTTAATCGAATTTGTTTCAGGACTCATAACCCTACAACCAGGAGATGTTATTTTAACGGGTACTCCAGATGGCGTTGGATTCGCCATGGATCCACCGACATTCCTACAGGATGGAGACACCGTTACCTTAAAAATTGAAGAGATAGGTATCTTACAAAATCAAGTAAAAGCCTAG
- a CDS encoding OsmC family protein, which translates to MITLTSNMSGNFSLKNANEEEITGASSRDYDGYTPFDLICSSLSVCMAIGIDSVIKRDSLDIKEYSIEVTPRKAEDSPSRIEHFSVAVQFADEVEEKTKKKLITIAKRACTIGNTIEQGAKVEIVSQ; encoded by the coding sequence ATGATTACATTAACCAGCAATATGAGTGGGAATTTTTCCTTGAAAAACGCTAACGAGGAGGAAATCACCGGAGCTTCTTCTCGAGATTATGATGGTTATACTCCTTTTGATCTTATTTGTAGCTCATTGAGTGTTTGTATGGCAATTGGAATTGATTCCGTTATTAAAAGAGATAGCCTCGATATAAAGGAATATTCCATTGAAGTAACACCTCGAAAAGCAGAGGACAGCCCTTCGCGCATTGAGCATTTTTCAGTAGCTGTGCAATTCGCTGATGAGGTAGAAGAGAAAACGAAGAAAAAGCTAATCACCATAGCTAAGCGTGCTTGTACAATTGGAAATACGATTGAGCAAGGGGCAAAGGTCGAGATCGTGTCTCAGTAA
- the tnpA gene encoding IS200/IS605 family transposase, with protein MSSDNSLSHTRWNCKYHIVFIAKYRRKVIFGKLRGHRVILRRLCEMKDVEIIGAHAMPDHIHMLVEIPPRMSVSYFMGYLEGKSSLMIHDRHANLKYNHGNRTFWAKGYYVSTVGLNQKTVAKYIREQESEDRLRDNMSKREYVDPFKK; from the coding sequence ATGTCGAGTGACAATAGTTTATCACACACCCGATGGAATTGTAAGTATCACATAGTCTTTATCGCCAAGTACAGAAGGAAAGTTATATTTGGCAAATTAAGAGGACATCGGGTGATTTTAAGGCGTTTGTGTGAGATGAAAGATGTGGAAATCATCGGGGCTCATGCCATGCCTGACCATATCCATATGTTGGTGGAGATCCCGCCAAGGATGTCCGTATCTTACTTTATGGGATACTTAGAAGGTAAAAGTTCTTTAATGATACACGATAGACATGCAAATCTGAAGTACAACCATGGGAACCGCACTTTTTGGGCAAAAGGTTACTATGTGAGTACGGTCGGACTCAACCAAAAAACGGTAGCAAAATATATTCGAGAACAGGAATCAGAGGATAGACTACGAGACAACATGAGTAAACGTGAATACGTCGATCCATTTAAAAAGTAG
- a CDS encoding transposase translates to MRLITNGFNLDSEEISEVYRQRWAIELFLKWLKQHVDQALL, encoded by the coding sequence TTGCGATTAATTACCAATGGTTTCAATCTCGATTCTGAAGAGATTAGTGAAGTTTACCGTCAACGTTGGGCAATAGAACTATTTCTTAAATGGCTAAAACAGCATGTGGATCAAGCACTTCTATAG
- a CDS encoding YhfC family intramembrane metalloprotease, whose amino-acid sequence MVNQQSIVFMVVSAFFSLLVPVVIFIYYKKKRGVFWKPLLVGIVVFLAFSQLLGNSVNAFVLHQNETTANFFKSNPYLFAVYGSLSSSIFEEVGRFIGFAYLLKKYREWKDGISYGIGHGGVEAILIGGFASLQNIMTANLINTGKFDQMLEVGGKQSEALMGVKQQLIQAPSEVFLLTGFERITVFILQIALSLLVLYAVRHKNLLYLFYAILIHGSVNFIVLISKVLEVHFLITEGVLLIAAVLSIVYMRRSRFHFVG is encoded by the coding sequence ATGGTCAATCAGCAATCTATCGTTTTTATGGTTGTTTCAGCTTTTTTCTCACTTTTGGTTCCTGTTGTTATCTTTATCTATTACAAAAAAAAGCGAGGTGTTTTTTGGAAACCACTTCTAGTTGGCATTGTTGTTTTTTTAGCTTTTTCTCAGCTACTTGGAAACTCTGTAAACGCATTCGTATTACACCAAAATGAAACTACCGCAAATTTTTTTAAGAGTAATCCCTATCTATTTGCTGTCTATGGGAGTTTATCCTCGAGTATTTTTGAAGAGGTTGGTCGATTTATTGGTTTTGCATACCTACTTAAAAAATATCGTGAATGGAAAGACGGAATATCGTATGGGATTGGGCATGGGGGGGTAGAAGCCATTTTAATTGGCGGTTTTGCGAGCCTGCAAAACATTATGACGGCAAATCTAATTAATACTGGTAAATTTGACCAAATGCTGGAGGTGGGGGGGAAGCAATCAGAAGCGTTGATGGGTGTGAAGCAACAATTAATTCAAGCGCCCTCAGAAGTATTTCTGCTTACTGGGTTTGAACGAATTACGGTCTTTATATTACAAATTGCGCTATCTCTTTTAGTTCTTTATGCTGTTAGGCATAAAAATCTTCTTTATCTCTTCTACGCAATTCTCATTCACGGTTCGGTAAACTTTATAGTACTTATTTCAAAAGTATTGGAAGTTCATTTCTTAATTACCGAAGGTGTGCTACTAATTGCAGCTGTTCTTTCCATTGTGTACATGCGGCGTTCTCGATTCCATTTTGTTGGTTAG
- a CDS encoding thiol-disulfide oxidoreductase DCC family protein: protein MRKESFKISVYYDNWCPLCINVKEKIEKLDWLNLVEMVGIRGNNIESKIQVPEDNLLMSMHSRVHRNYRVVSGIDTFVSLSWRLPIFLPIWPLLKLSSILGFGGSIYQYVANKRSIVPLGKCDESCKKK, encoded by the coding sequence ATGAGAAAAGAGTCTTTTAAAATATCAGTCTATTATGATAATTGGTGCCCATTGTGTATCAATGTAAAAGAAAAAATTGAAAAACTAGACTGGTTAAATCTAGTAGAGATGGTTGGCATTCGTGGTAATAATATTGAAAGTAAAATTCAAGTCCCAGAAGACAACCTACTCATGAGTATGCATTCCAGAGTTCATAGGAATTATCGTGTTGTATCTGGTATTGATACCTTCGTTTCTCTGTCATGGAGATTACCTATCTTTCTACCTATATGGCCGCTTTTAAAATTGTCTAGCATATTGGGGTTTGGCGGGTCTATATATCAATACGTGGCGAATAAACGCTCAATTGTTCCACTAGGAAAATGTGACGAATCATGTAAAAAAAAGTAA
- a CDS encoding DUF3784 domain-containing protein, producing MNYNLIIFGVVFLILAYMVGVKKQVWILSGFNQARVKDKDKLARIAGFYLFAPLGLLLLVSGFISFPHQELILTIFGIGYGLCVIIYVNEKMI from the coding sequence ATGAACTACAATTTAATTATTTTTGGCGTTGTTTTTTTAATACTGGCATATATGGTAGGTGTTAAAAAACAGGTTTGGATTTTATCGGGGTTTAATCAAGCACGTGTTAAAGATAAAGATAAATTAGCACGAATTGCAGGCTTTTACTTGTTCGCCCCTCTTGGTTTATTATTATTAGTCAGTGGGTTTATTAGTTTTCCTCACCAAGAGCTTATTCTAACTATATTTGGCATAGGATACGGCCTTTGTGTAATCATTTATGTGAATGAAAAAATGATTTAA
- a CDS encoding PadR family transcriptional regulator, which yields MNKNNNMDKWMVQLRKGTFELAILSLIRTRAMYGYEISAALKTTSHVFSISEGAIYPILKRMTEKGLIEYFWKDSINGPGRKYYQITLEGSNVLTDRLKQFKEIHDALIVLREGDIDPNGKK from the coding sequence ATGAATAAAAATAATAATATGGATAAGTGGATGGTTCAATTACGAAAAGGTACTTTTGAGCTAGCTATTCTTTCGTTAATTCGCACTCGAGCTATGTATGGTTATGAAATTTCTGCAGCTTTAAAAACTACCTCCCATGTTTTCTCCATCTCTGAAGGGGCTATTTATCCCATTTTGAAAAGAATGACTGAAAAGGGGTTAATCGAATACTTTTGGAAGGATTCGATTAATGGACCAGGGAGGAAGTACTACCAAATCACTTTAGAAGGGAGCAATGTATTAACTGATCGTTTGAAACAATTTAAAGAGATTCATGATGCATTAATAGTCTTAAGAGAGGGTGATATAGACCCAAATGGAAAAAAATGA
- a CDS encoding sporulation delaying protein family toxin: protein MKKVIATLLSLAMVFGFTFAPGINNKVEAKQKKYTGEEIFRGFVFAQGELGHSLPEVFNQSMVEKLNTKKTEKFAKSIIEKIKKENPSFFDELQEATYSNNPAQIDSLLKEAGGIIENDVAAMEKAVKTGVVAQEASVSVEWYYYYYYAAAAAAGIVLVLFAIDITPVIIKDDTNREMAIRSLVEEVN from the coding sequence ATGAAAAAGGTGATTGCAACGCTACTATCGCTAGCAATGGTTTTTGGGTTTACATTTGCTCCTGGAATTAACAATAAGGTAGAAGCAAAGCAAAAAAAGTACACCGGTGAGGAAATCTTCCGCGGATTTGTCTTTGCACAAGGCGAACTTGGACACAGTCTTCCAGAAGTCTTTAACCAATCAATGGTTGAAAAGCTAAATACTAAGAAGACCGAAAAGTTTGCCAAAAGTATTATTGAGAAGATCAAGAAAGAGAATCCTTCTTTTTTTGATGAACTGCAAGAGGCCACATACTCTAATAATCCAGCCCAAATAGATAGCCTCTTAAAAGAAGCTGGCGGAATCATTGAAAATGATGTTGCAGCGATGGAAAAAGCAGTGAAAACAGGTGTGGTAGCACAGGAAGCCTCAGTTTCTGTTGAATGGTACTACTACTATTACTATGCTGCTGCAGCGGCAGCTGGTATCGTCCTTGTTCTTTTTGCGATTGACATTACCCCAGTTATCATAAAAGATGACACGAACAGGGAAATGGCAATTCGCTCCCTTGTAGAAGAAGTTAATTAG
- a CDS encoding sporulation-delaying protein SdpB family protein encodes MFRKIENILSEWKIKTPWTNVYGLARSLIAFAGMLTLIVNKPEILFKPSSASADYPICDYGFSAFCLAQNDYTYLNLIRWIFVFILFLVVIGWRPRFTGILHWYIAYSMQSAMVVIDGGEQAASVIAFLLIPITLTDRRKWHWESPEKTLSVNMYSKIIANISIIFIRIQVAIIYFHSTIAKLGNAEWIDGTAVYYYSREKTIGFNSFFDQITNPIVGSPLIVIPTWGTLLVQLLIFGGLFAPKKYWKSIFVIAVFMHEIFALMLGLISFSMVMVGTLMLYLIPVESQLKLLSFKGQKNEEGAYDLKEVS; translated from the coding sequence ATGTTCCGCAAAATAGAGAATATCCTATCTGAGTGGAAAATTAAAACGCCATGGACGAATGTGTATGGACTAGCTAGAAGTTTAATTGCCTTCGCAGGTATGTTGACACTAATCGTAAATAAACCAGAAATTCTTTTTAAACCTTCTTCAGCATCTGCAGATTACCCCATATGTGACTACGGATTTAGCGCTTTTTGTTTAGCTCAAAATGATTATACATATCTTAATCTGATTAGATGGATTTTTGTATTCATCTTATTCCTGGTCGTAATTGGGTGGAGACCCCGTTTTACTGGTATTCTTCACTGGTATATAGCTTATAGTATGCAGTCGGCCATGGTTGTAATAGATGGTGGTGAACAGGCTGCTTCAGTTATCGCTTTCTTATTAATCCCAATTACATTGACAGATCGAAGAAAATGGCATTGGGAGAGCCCAGAGAAGACATTATCAGTTAATATGTATTCTAAAATTATCGCAAACATATCTATAATTTTTATTCGAATTCAGGTGGCGATCATTTACTTCCACTCTACCATTGCCAAACTAGGAAATGCAGAATGGATAGATGGCACAGCTGTTTATTATTATAGTCGCGAGAAAACGATAGGATTTAATTCTTTTTTTGACCAAATTACCAATCCTATTGTGGGTAGCCCCTTAATCGTCATTCCGACCTGGGGTACCTTACTTGTTCAGCTTCTCATTTTTGGCGGCCTCTTTGCACCTAAAAAGTACTGGAAGAGTATTTTTGTTATAGCTGTTTTTATGCATGAAATTTTTGCACTAATGTTAGGATTGATTAGTTTTTCAATGGTTATGGTCGGTACACTTATGTTGTACTTAATTCCGGTTGAATCCCAATTAAAACTCCTTTCTTTTAAGGGCCAAAAAAACGAGGAAGGAGCATACGATTTAAAGGAGGTGAGTTAA
- a CDS encoding SdpA family antimicrobial peptide system protein, whose protein sequence is MEKKKLIIFFFAFSVFWGFIFLSSVITGMGATAVSPTKDSQVVYSSILPQGWGFFSKDPRAPIMGLYAADEKSTEILWPTMRAENIFGLYRKGRAQGVEMGALFTKIEKGEWSKCDNSDLDSCKKQANEVEVENIAPSPLLCGTYYFTQEKTIPWSYFKYSESETKVTKIVKGDITCSAK, encoded by the coding sequence ATGGAAAAAAAGAAACTCATTATATTTTTCTTTGCCTTTTCAGTGTTTTGGGGATTCATTTTTCTTTCCTCTGTAATTACTGGTATGGGGGCTACAGCAGTTTCTCCTACAAAAGATTCACAGGTTGTATATTCATCTATACTGCCACAGGGGTGGGGGTTTTTTAGTAAGGATCCACGTGCCCCGATAATGGGCCTATACGCAGCAGACGAGAAAAGCACTGAAATCCTCTGGCCGACTATGCGGGCAGAAAATATATTCGGATTATATCGAAAAGGTCGTGCCCAAGGAGTGGAAATGGGGGCACTTTTTACGAAAATCGAAAAGGGAGAATGGAGCAAATGTGATAATAGTGATTTAGACTCCTGCAAGAAGCAAGCTAATGAAGTAGAAGTTGAAAATATAGCACCAAGTCCTCTTCTCTGTGGCACTTATTATTTCACCCAGGAAAAAACAATTCCATGGAGTTATTTTAAATATAGCGAATCAGAAACAAAAGTAACTAAGATTGTGAAAGGGGACATTACATGTTCCGCAAAATAG
- a CDS encoding helix-turn-helix transcriptional regulator, translating to MEYKIGHKIRYFRDKSKMTQEELCRGIISVSYLSKIERGVVDAPEEVINLLNKRLEINPSIKESEDISLLSQRWFECLLVGDKEKARDFYEEIEGNMDSIANPQLVNLVEIHKLRYYILVTDIERAKEQYFYLKKAAKNFSDNEIYYWLKFAGNFNYYQLSYKEALRLFLEAENHLSNSIDQHQEKKYDLFYVISIAGSKIRNTHLALVYGSQALEYYRSIYNMKRCAQCHIVLGISYQRSKEANKSLENYQLASIIAENLNDYRVMALCNQNIGKIYSLRKNHEKAIEFYQKSYELRHEQLPVNKIVPISSLMKEYYKLGDLENTKIWLNKGLELSCSLSPEESIYVYEFRVFSQLIYDSSVALIDLITLEILPFLEKKQLLFEKAFYLKILADHYFSTRKYKLAASYYQLANQVFTGNYEE from the coding sequence ATGGAGTACAAAATAGGGCATAAAATTAGGTATTTTAGGGATAAGTCTAAAATGACTCAAGAAGAGTTATGTCGGGGAATTATATCAGTGTCCTATTTGTCTAAAATTGAAAGGGGAGTGGTGGATGCGCCAGAAGAAGTTATAAATTTGTTAAATAAAAGATTGGAAATAAACCCTTCGATAAAGGAAAGTGAAGACATCTCTCTTTTATCTCAACGCTGGTTCGAGTGTTTACTAGTTGGAGACAAAGAAAAAGCTAGGGATTTTTACGAGGAAATCGAGGGTAACATGGACAGCATTGCAAATCCTCAGCTTGTTAACCTGGTTGAGATACATAAATTACGTTATTATATTCTCGTAACTGATATAGAGAGGGCTAAAGAGCAATATTTTTACTTAAAAAAGGCCGCAAAAAACTTTTCTGACAACGAAATTTATTACTGGTTAAAGTTTGCCGGCAACTTCAATTATTATCAACTCTCCTATAAAGAAGCATTGAGACTATTCTTAGAAGCCGAAAATCACCTGAGTAATAGCATAGACCAACATCAAGAGAAGAAGTACGATTTGTTTTATGTTATTTCAATTGCTGGAAGTAAAATCAGAAATACACATTTAGCACTGGTATATGGTAGTCAAGCTTTAGAATATTATCGAAGTATCTATAACATGAAGAGATGCGCTCAATGCCATATTGTATTAGGTATTTCATACCAAAGAAGCAAAGAAGCAAACAAGTCTCTTGAAAATTACCAATTAGCATCTATAATAGCGGAGAATTTGAATGATTACCGTGTGATGGCTCTATGTAACCAGAATATAGGAAAGATTTATTCACTGAGAAAAAACCATGAAAAAGCTATTGAGTTTTACCAGAAGAGTTATGAACTTAGACATGAACAACTTCCAGTTAATAAAATCGTTCCAATTTCGAGTTTGATGAAGGAGTATTATAAATTAGGTGACCTTGAAAATACTAAAATATGGCTGAATAAAGGACTAGAATTATCTTGTTCACTAAGTCCGGAGGAGTCAATTTACGTCTATGAATTTAGAGTATTTTCTCAATTGATTTATGATTCGTCTGTTGCATTAATCGACTTAATTACATTAGAGATACTGCCTTTCTTGGAGAAAAAGCAATTGCTCTTTGAGAAAGCTTTTTATCTTAAAATATTAGCCGACCATTATTTTAGTACTAGAAAGTATAAGTTGGCGGCTTCTTATTATCAATTAGCCAATCAGGTTTTTACAGGTAATTATGAAGAATAG
- a CDS encoding aminoimidazole riboside kinase: MKRGVVSLGEALIDFIPKDARNMEYIKSPGGAPANVAVGLARLQIPSTFIGKVGDDVLGHFLQNTLATYGVNTNHMLFSKEVKTGLVFVTLDESGDRSFDFFVDPRADEFLSANELDEKHMIENKILHIGSISLIDEPVKTASKKAVEIAKQNGVLVSFDPNLRMALWGSENQAKETIQDMLPNADILKVSEEELEFLTGESDVGKGIQALKKYNIPLIFVTLGPNGSVVAVQDQTTKVNAMKVQAVDTTGAGDAFVSGILYCMHECEGALDTITLEKAKQMAEFASVSGGLASSVKGAMTTLPDLKTIQSHLQS, encoded by the coding sequence ATGAAAAGAGGCGTGGTTAGTTTAGGAGAAGCGTTAATTGATTTTATTCCAAAGGATGCAAGGAATATGGAGTATATAAAAAGTCCAGGTGGTGCTCCAGCTAATGTTGCGGTAGGGTTAGCAAGGCTACAAATCCCATCTACCTTTATCGGCAAAGTGGGGGATGACGTCCTTGGTCATTTTCTTCAAAATACCCTAGCAACATATGGAGTAAACACAAATCATATGTTGTTTTCCAAAGAGGTCAAAACCGGACTTGTCTTCGTCACCTTGGATGAGTCTGGAGATCGTAGCTTTGACTTTTTTGTGGATCCGCGAGCAGATGAGTTTCTAAGTGCTAATGAATTAGATGAAAAGCACATGATAGAAAATAAGATCTTACATATAGGTTCGATTTCCCTTATTGATGAACCAGTAAAAACAGCTTCGAAAAAGGCGGTGGAAATTGCTAAACAGAACGGTGTCCTTGTATCTTTTGATCCCAACTTGAGAATGGCTTTATGGGGCTCAGAAAATCAAGCGAAGGAGACCATTCAAGACATGCTTCCGAATGCTGATATATTAAAAGTATCAGAGGAAGAGTTAGAGTTTTTAACAGGAGAAAGCGATGTAGGAAAGGGAATTCAAGCATTAAAGAAATATAACATTCCTTTGATTTTCGTGACACTTGGACCGAATGGCAGTGTAGTTGCGGTTCAAGACCAAACCACCAAAGTGAATGCGATGAAAGTTCAAGCGGTTGATACGACAGGTGCTGGAGATGCCTTTGTATCGGGAATCCTTTATTGTATGCATGAGTGTGAAGGAGCACTAGATACCATTACCCTCGAAAAGGCTAAGCAAATGGCGGAATTTGCGAGTGTTTCTGGAGGCCTTGCTTCTTCCGTGAAGGGAGCAATGACCACTTTGCCAGACTTGAAAACCATACAATCTCACTTGCAATCCTAA
- a CDS encoding amino acid ABC transporter permease yields MDFRIDIIVEYLPFLMEGMFVTIWTSILGTLIGCFIGLFIGIGKMSKVWLIRMPFVWYVNFFRGTPLLVQLFLFHFAIIPSFGDFGATTSLVVTLALNAAAYIAEIFRAGIQSIDRGQSEAAHSLGMNKIQVMRYVILPQAFKRMIPPLGNEFIVLLKDSSLGAIIAVPELLYWGRAATGEYYRVWEPYISVAVIYLILTLVLTYALNLMEKKFATE; encoded by the coding sequence ATGGATTTTCGGATCGATATTATCGTGGAGTATCTTCCATTTTTGATGGAAGGAATGTTTGTAACAATTTGGACCTCCATTTTAGGTACACTTATTGGATGTTTTATTGGATTATTTATCGGAATAGGAAAGATGTCTAAAGTATGGCTAATTCGTATGCCATTTGTTTGGTACGTGAATTTTTTCCGAGGAACACCATTGTTAGTGCAATTATTCCTATTTCATTTTGCGATTATACCGTCGTTTGGTGATTTTGGAGCAACAACATCTCTGGTTGTAACGTTAGCTTTGAACGCCGCAGCATATATCGCAGAAATTTTCCGAGCAGGGATTCAATCGATTGATCGAGGGCAATCTGAAGCAGCTCACTCTCTAGGGATGAATAAGATTCAAGTCATGCGGTATGTCATTTTACCACAGGCATTTAAGCGGATGATTCCACCTTTAGGAAATGAATTTATCGTTTTGCTGAAAGATTCTTCGTTAGGGGCTATCATAGCAGTTCCAGAACTTCTTTATTGGGGACGAGCAGCGACAGGGGAATATTACCGGGTGTGGGAACCGTATATCAGTGTAGCAGTCATTTATTTAATCCTAACACTCGTCCTAACCTACGCACTTAACCTGATGGAAAAGAAATTTGCTACTGAATAA